A region from the Triticum urartu cultivar G1812 chromosome 1, Tu2.1, whole genome shotgun sequence genome encodes:
- the LOC125534689 gene encoding trimethyltridecatetraene synthase-like, with product MQLASFPGVMLATVLLVSCLLSRHRSRGYNLPPGPKPWPIIGNLNLIGKLPHRSIHALSRQYGPLMHLRFGSFPVLVGSSVKMAKFFLKTHDVAFTDRPKTAAGKYTTYNYSDITWSPYGAYWRQARKMCLTELFSAKRLQSYEYIRSEETAALVRGLYGGGASRVLVLKDYLSTASLNVITRMVLGKKYLEKEVRNGAGVVITTPEEFKWMLDELFFLNGVFNIGDSIPWLNWMDLQGYVKRMKKLSKMFDQFLEHVVDEHSERRRREEQSFESKDMVDVLLQYASDPSLEVKLNRDSVKAFTQDLIAGGTESSAVTVEWAISELLKKPTLFAKATEELDRVVGRARWVTEEDMWSLPYVEAIMKETMRLHPVAPMLVPRLSREDTSIDGYDILSGTQVLVSVWSIGRDPELWEAPEEFMPERFLDSRLDVKGQDYELLPFGSGRRMCPGYNLGLKVIQLSLANLLHGFVWRLPDGMELSMDEIFGLSTPRKFPLEVVVEPKLHTHLYAKA from the exons ATGCAGCTTGCGTCGTTCCCTGGTGTGATGCTGGCCACGGTGCTCTTGGTCAGTTGTCTCCTCTCCCGCCACCGCAGCCGCGGCTACAACCTCCCTCCAGGCCCAAAGCCGTGGCCGATCATAGGCAACCTCAACCTCATCGGCAAGCTACCACATCGCTCTATCCACGCACTCTCTCGGCAGTACGGCCCGCTGATGCACCTCCGTTTCGGGTCGTTCCCTGTCCTGGTCGGCTCGTCGGTGAAGATGGCCAAATTCTTCCTCAAGACCCACGACGTGGCCTTCACAGACCGCCCCAAAACCGCCGCCGGTAAGTACACCACCTACAACTACAGCGACATCACCTGGTCCCCCTACGGCGCCTACTGGCGGCAGGCCCGCAAGATGTGCCTCACCGAACTCTTCAGCGCCAAGCGGCTCCAGTCGTACGAGTACATCCGCAGCGAGGAGACGGCGGCCCTCGTTCGCGGTCTGTACGGCGGCGGCGCTAGCCGCGTGCTGGTGCTCAAGGACTACCTGTCCACGGCGAGCCTGAACGTGATCACCCGCATGGTGCTGGGCAAGAAGTACCTGGAGAAGGAGGTGCGGAACGGAGCTGGCGTCGTGATCACGACGCCCGAGGAGTTCAAGTGGATGCTCGATGAGCTCTTCTTCCTCAACGGCGTCTTCAATATCGGCGACTCAATTCCATGGCTCAACTGGATGGATCTGCAGGGGTATGTCAAGAGGATGAAGAAGCTGAGCAAGATGTTCGACCAGTTCCTGGAGCACGTGGTGGATGAGCACAGCGAGCGCCGACGCCGCGAGGAGCAGAGCTTCGAGAGCAAGGATATGGTGGACGTGTTGCTCCAGTACGCCAGCGACCCCAGTCTTGAGGTCAAGCTCAACAGGGACAGCGTCAAGGCTTTCACTCAG GACCTCATTGCTGGCGGCACTGAAAGCTCGGCGGTCACAGTGGAATGGGCCATCTCAGAGCTTCTGAAAAAGCCAACGTTGTTCGCCAAAGCAACCGAGGAGTTGGACCGTGTGGTGGGGCGAGCACGGTGGGTCACCGAAGAGGACATGTGGAGCCTTCCCTATGTAGAGGCCATCATGAAGGAGACCATGCGGCTGCACCCTGTGGCACCAATGCTTGTGCCCCGCCTATCACGCGAGGACACGTCCATAGATGGCTATGACATCCTATCCGGCACACAAGTGCTAGTCAGTGTGTGGTCCATTGGTCGCGATCCAGAGTTGTGGGAAGCACCAGAGGAGTTTATGCCAGAGAGGTTCCTCGACAGTAGGCTAGACGTCAAGGGGCAGGACTATGAACTGCTACCATTCGGTTCGGGCCGAAGAATGTGCCCTGGATACAATCTAGGGTTGAAAGTGATCCAGCTGAGCCTTGCCAACCTTCTTCACGGCTTTGTGTGGAGGCTCCCTGATGGCATGGAACTAAGCATGGATGAGATCTTCGGGCTTTCCACACCACGCAAGTTCCCACTAGAGGTTGTAGTGGAACCCAAGCTACACACTCACCTATATGCAAAGGCTTGA